CGTCACCGTCGCGCTCCCCGACGCCGACCCCGAGGTCGCAGTGATCGTCGCCGCTCCGTTTCCCGCCGCCGTCACCAGCCCCGAGGCGTCGACCGTCGCTGCGGTCGTGTCCGTACTCGACCAGGAAACCGTCGCGCCCTCCATGACCCGCCCGACCTGGTCCCGCACCTCGGCCGCGAGCCGAGCGGTGTCCCCCTGCGCCGCGAACGTGACGGTCGCGGGCGTCACGGTCACCGTGGTCGCCCGGGGCGGATCGGGGGGCGGTTCGATCACCCCGTCGCCACATGCGACGGCCCAGCCAGCCAGGCCTGCCAGCACAAGCATGGGCGCTACGGCTGGTGGTCGTCTCATGGCATCATCCTGGCGAAACAGGTCCACGGCCAAGCCGCCAGGACCGATGGAGCTGGACTGGATTTTCGACTCGGCTTCAACCTAACGTGGTTCCGGGAGTCGCCGCCACCGCGAGTCGGCGTTGGGACGACCCGCTAACGCAGGACCCTCGCTGCCGACATCGGTGAAGGTGTCCCAACCGTCCGTGAAAGCGGGGCAGGTCTAGTCGATTCAAAGCTACGCGGCAACATCCTTACCGTCAACCGGGGGAATGGCGAGCTCGTCCAGGTCGTGCGCGCCAAGGCTCAGGGGTCGGCTTGTAGTGGCCGCGCTCGGCGGACTTGACCATTGCACGAGACCGGCTCCGCCGCGTTGCAGAGGCGATGGGGTCCAGGCTCAGCCCCCCGGCCAGCGGTGCTGTCTACCTTACTCACCGAAACTTCCATCATCTTCGCGTGGTAGAGCCTCCCTCACCTCTCGTTCTAACCTCTTACTGTCGCTGCTCAGAGACCTTGGTTCCCTTCACTCTCAAGAGTGCTCGTTCCGGCGGACATGTACGAGTCGTCTGCCTTTCCGGCGTTGCCGGATGTCTTCTGGTCGTCGGGATCGAGAGCGGAACGTTCCTTCGGCATGTGTTCCAGATTGCTCCCATCGTGATCCTGTTGGGGTTCGCCATCCGCCGAAAGCCCTGGACCGCGCCCGCAGCCCTTGGCCTATTGGGTTGCTGGGCCTTCTTCATGGGACTGATCTGGTTGTACCTGGCCGGAATACAGACTTTCTTTACGGGCAGCTACACACTGCTAGAAATCGCGTTGACCATCCTCATCGGTGGGTTTTCCGTCGTCGGCATCGTTGCTTCCTGGACCGCAGACCGGACCATCGGACGTAAGCAACGGATACTCACTGCGATAGCGTTCGCTGCGCTACAGCTGGGGATTATGTGGCTTAGTCTCTTTGGCGATCGTATCCTAGCGATGTGGAGCGGGGCGTAAGGATCCGCAGGGGCGCTAGCATCGCTTCGCTTTCCCTCGCGAACCCCTATGCCCGAGCCTGCTGCCATTACCCGCGCGCTCGACCGGGCTCGACCTGCACTGGACGAATTGATCGGTCCGGGTGCTGAATTCCGACCGAAGCTTGGTTACCCAAAACGCCGCATCATTTCACTTCACCTACATCGGGCCCAGGCCGACGCTGCCGTGTACGGGTAGCCCTGCTCCGCAGACCACCCGAACATGGGCAATCAGCGCAAGTCGTCCATCGACCGGCGGGGGCCCCTTGTCAGAGACGGCGGTTGCAACCGCCGCGGGAGAGACCGGGCGGTGAGGCGGATCGTGAGGCCGGGCAGGCCTTAGGTGGCGGTTGGTCGTCAGAGGGTAGTCTCCGGGTCGCGGAGTAATTTTCAGGTCGGTCTTGCTGATGCCTGACCTGTACGCTCCGCCCGCGGGGCGTAGTAGGCACGGGAAGCTCGCACGCTCGTCATACGGAAGCGCCGAGATGATCGGTTTAGGATCTTGATCGAAACAATGGCTGCAACAAAGGGAGAACAAGCGGAATGGCTAAGACAATCGTTGGTATCGGACTGGGCGGCTTGATCGCATTCGCGTTGGGATTAGGTACGAGCTGCTCGGACATAACCGGCTCAGTCGCCGCACCGAGAGCGGGCGAAGCGATTCAGGACTGCGAAGTGTGTCCCGAGATGGTGGTGGTCCCGGCTGGCAGCTTCACTATGGGGTCCCCGGGCACAGAGAATGGACGATACGACGACGAAGAACCGTCGCACCCGGTGACCATCAACTACGAGTTCGCGGTAGGGGTATACGAAGTCAGTTTCGACGAGTGGGAAGCATGCGCGCGCGGCGGTGGATGTGGAGGCCACCTGCCGTCAGGCTCGGGATCGGGCCTTGGGAGGCACCCAGTGACGAATGTGAGCTGGAAGGATGCTCAGGCATACGTAGAATGGCTTTCCCGTACGACAGGAGCACAATACCGACTCTTGACGGAAGCGGAGTGGGAGTATGTGGCACGCGCTGGGACTCAGACAGCGCGGTACTGGGGAGAGAGCGAATCGGAGCAGTGTCGATACGCCAATGGAAGGGATGCTGCTGCGCCGTGCAGGGATGGCTACACAAATACCGCGCCAGCGGGCTCTTTTGATCCGAATTCTTTCGGCCTGTATGACGTTCTGGGCAACGTGTGGGAATGGACCGAGGACTGTTGGAAGGACAACTATTCGGATGCCCCGAACGATGGGAGCGCACGGCAAACTGGGAACTGTTCTGTTCGTCTAGCTCGCGGCGGCTCCTGGCTCACCGCTCCGAAAGCCCTCCGTTCAGCGGTCCGTGGCAGGACCAATGCCGGTAACCGGCATACCGACCTCGGCTTCCGTGTCGCCCGAACCATAAGCTGACGGTTGAGTCTTTCGTTCCTTACTTCCGGGACTGGTGGGGTGGTCCTACATCGTTGGACAGTCCGAGGGCAAAGTCAAGGTGAATTCCGACTGGATTTGAGAGCCCTCGGGAACCTTCGCTACGTGGATCGTAAGCCCGGGTCGCCGGTCGGATTCCCCTCCCGGCAACCCGGGCTTGCTGGAGGTCTGAACGCGCGGGCGGAGCGGGCGGATTGCCCGCTGTGCCTCCGGCCCGCGTCCTCATCGGTACGCGGGGAAATGCTCGGACACGTGGACGGACGGGAGCCTGCGGGCACTCGACACCGGTCGACCGGACGCGACGCGGGTCGCTCATGCCGCCCTCGCGCCGTTGCGGTAGGTCTCGCCCGGCGTCCGCCCGCCCAGCGACGAGTGCGGACGCACCTCGTTGTAGAAGTCGATCCACGAGCCGATGATCCGTTGGGCATCCAGCCCATTGCGGAGTTCATGCAGGTACGCGGCCTCGTACTTCAGCGAGCGCCAAAGCCGTTCAATGAAGATGTTGTTGAGGAACCGGCCCCGGCCGTCCATCGAGAACGCCACGCCCGCACCCAACACCCGGTCGGCGAAGGCCGCGCTGGTGAACTGCGCGCCCTGGTCGATGTTCAGGATCTCCGGAGTCGTCCGGATGAGCGCCTCGTCCAGAGCCCCAATGCAGAACGAGGCGTCCATCGTGTTGGACAGCCGCCAGGAAAAGACGTGCCGCGTCGCCCAGTCCATCACGGCCACGAGGTAGAAAAAACCTTGCGTCACAGGGACATAGGTGATATCCGCGCACCACACGTGGTCCGCACGGCAGATCTCGATGTCGCGCAGCAGGTAGGGAAAGATCCGGTGCTCCGAGTTCGCCACGCTCGTGCGCGGCCGCCGGTAGGTCGCCTCCATCCCCATGAGGCGCATGAGCCGTCGGATCCGGTGCCTGCCAGCCGTGACACCCTCGCGGCGGAGATGTCTTATCATCTGCTGGCTCCCGCAGAACGGATAGTCCATGTGGAATTCGTCCATCCGCCGCATCACCGCCAGATTCTCCGCGCGCTCTCCCTTCGGCCGGGAGCAGAGCGACGATCGGCTCACGCCCAGCAGCACGCAATGCTTCGACAGGCTCAGCGGTCCGGCCGACTCGATCATCCCGAAGCGCTCCGCCCGGCTCAACGCTTCAACCCGCACCGAAAAAATCCCGCTCTACCGTGAGCTCCCCGATCTTGGCATGCAGGTCGTGGATCTTCGCCTCACGCTCCTTGGCGAGCTTCCGCCTCCCGCCCTTGGCGAACACCTCCGGCACGTTCCTTTGGTCGCGGGCGTGACTATCTTCGGCGCAAGTAGCCCGAATGGACGATGAACCAGACCGCAACCGACCGCAATTGAGGCGGCCATAGTAGTACAACGCTCCTCATCCGTTTGTCATTCTAGAATGCGAACTCTTCAACTGATGCGAGACACCGACGACACCCGGCTGACCACTGGCGACAACCGGCCTGATCGTCTCATGGCCGAGATCAAGGGCGGGTCGTCGTGGGCGCTCGGTCGGCTGATGAACCTCTGTTGGGAGGAACTCGTGCACTATGCGGCACGCCAGCTGGGCGACGTAGAACTGGCCCAGGATGTCGTGCAGGAGGCGTTCATCCAGGTGTGGGAGCGGAGGCGGGGCTGGCGGCCCCGGGGATCCGCCCGGGCGTACCTGTACAGGATCGTACGGAACCTGGTGATCGACGAGAAGCGAAAGTACGAAGTAAGGCGGCGATGGGCCGAACGCCAGCAGCTGAAGGATGCGCCGCGACCGGCGACCCCCGCCCAGGAACTGGACGCGAAGATGCTGGCGGACGCGTTCGATGCGGCCGTCGCGTCGTTGCCGGATCGCCGGCGCGAGGTGTTCGAGCTCGTCTTTCAGCGCGGGCTGAGCCATGCGGAGGCGGCGGCGGTGCTAAACATCTCGGTGCAGACGGTGGCGAACCAGATGAGCGCCGCGCTACGGAGTGTGCGGCGGGCGATCAACGACAATCAGGGCGATTAGGATGGACACCAGGGAGGACCGGATGGACGAGTTGCTGCTCCGGCATCTGCGCAAGCAGGTGACGGACGAGGAGAGCGCGGCGGTGAAAGAGTGGATGAATGGCTCGGCGGAGCGCGAACGCGACCTGGCCCAACTCCGACGCGTAGTCGAGGCCGGGAAGATGGCAGACCGTCGAATCTTACCCGGCAACCCGCCGTCCGCCGAGGATTTGATTTGGCGGGCTGAGGCGCGACGGGGTGGTTCCGCGAAGTTGCGTCTGGCACGTCTCGAGAGGAGAGTGAAACCCGCGCGCGCCTTGCGTCGCCGATATTGTCTCGTGGCAGCCGGGGTCATCGCCATCGTCGCCTCGGCAATGTTTCAAGTCTTCAGGGGCGGGAGCAATAGCGGCCTTCCGAGCATCACTGCCACGGCCAAGGAATTCGGGACCGGCCCCGGAGAGACCGAGATGGTGCGTCTGGCCGACGGTACCGTGATCCGTCTCGGGCCGGACAGTCGCCTTAGTGCGGCGACGGGCGAGACGACCCGCGACGCCACGCTCCACGGTGAGGCCTTCTTCGCCGTCACAACCGACGCGGGGCGCCCGTTCCGCATCACCACGGCGGCGGGGACCGCGCAAGTGCTGGGAACTCGTTTCCACCTAGCGGCCCGCGCCGACGGGCTCGCCGTAACTGTGGTCGAGGGCCGAGTCGCCCTGGCTGGGCCGGACCACGAGGTGCAGGTCGGAGCGAGGCAGGCGGCGAGCCTGTTGCGCGGCCTCCCCGCACTCATCGACGTTGCCGCGCCGATCGAGAGCATGGCCGACTGGCTGGACGGCTTCCTCATCTTCCATGACACGCCGCTCGATGTCGCGATGAAGGAGGTAGAGGAGCACTACAACACGCGGGTGTTGGTGGGCGATGCCGCGCTCCTCGACCGCACCCTCACCATGTGGTTCGACTCGAAGTCGCTGCCTGAGGTCATGACGGTGGTGTGCGGTGTGATCGACGCCCGTTGCAGCATCGACACTGGGATTGTGAGGATCGAAAGCGCCAATTCAGGAGCGGGTTCGTGAGGCCCGTGCGGATAGGTGGGCGCCTGTCTCTGGGCGCGTCGGGGACCGTAAGATCGGGGTGGCCAACACGACTGCTTCTGACAAGAGCTTCGGTGTTGGCCGCGCTTCTCACCAGTGTGGTCGCGTCGCGGCTCGCCGCCCAAGATGAGCAGGTATTGGCCTCGCTCAGGGGCGAGCTCGGGATCGATCCCGA
The DNA window shown above is from Gemmatimonadota bacterium and carries:
- a CDS encoding sigma-70 family RNA polymerase sigma factor, which encodes MRDTDDTRLTTGDNRPDRLMAEIKGGSSWALGRLMNLCWEELVHYAARQLGDVELAQDVVQEAFIQVWERRRGWRPRGSARAYLYRIVRNLVIDEKRKYEVRRRWAERQQLKDAPRPATPAQELDAKMLADAFDAAVASLPDRRREVFELVFQRGLSHAEAAAVLNISVQTVANQMSAALRSVRRAINDNQGD
- a CDS encoding IS3 family transposase — protein: MRVEALSRAERFGMIESAGPLSLSKHCVLLGVSRSSLCSRPKGERAENLAVMRRMDEFHMDYPFCGSQQMIRHLRREGVTAGRHRIRRLMRLMGMEATYRRPRTSVANSEHRIFPYLLRDIEICRADHVWCADITYVPVTQGFFYLVAVMDWATRHVFSWRLSNTMDASFCIGALDEALIRTTPEILNIDQGAQFTSAAFADRVLGAGVAFSMDGRGRFLNNIFIERLWRSLKYEAAYLHELRNGLDAQRIIGSWIDFYNEVRPHSSLGGRTPGETYRNGARAA
- a CDS encoding FecR domain-containing protein, translating into MDTREDRMDELLLRHLRKQVTDEESAAVKEWMNGSAERERDLAQLRRVVEAGKMADRRILPGNPPSAEDLIWRAEARRGGSAKLRLARLERRVKPARALRRRYCLVAAGVIAIVASAMFQVFRGGSNSGLPSITATAKEFGTGPGETEMVRLADGTVIRLGPDSRLSAATGETTRDATLHGEAFFAVTTDAGRPFRITTAAGTAQVLGTRFHLAARADGLAVTVVEGRVALAGPDHEVQVGARQAASLLRGLPALIDVAAPIESMADWLDGFLIFHDTPLDVAMKEVEEHYNTRVLVGDAALLDRTLTMWFDSKSLPEVMTVVCGVIDARCSIDTGIVRIESANSGAGS
- a CDS encoding formylglycine-generating enzyme family protein, giving the protein MAKTIVGIGLGGLIAFALGLGTSCSDITGSVAAPRAGEAIQDCEVCPEMVVVPAGSFTMGSPGTENGRYDDEEPSHPVTINYEFAVGVYEVSFDEWEACARGGGCGGHLPSGSGSGLGRHPVTNVSWKDAQAYVEWLSRTTGAQYRLLTEAEWEYVARAGTQTARYWGESESEQCRYANGRDAAAPCRDGYTNTAPAGSFDPNSFGLYDVLGNVWEWTEDCWKDNYSDAPNDGSARQTGNCSVRLARGGSWLTAPKALRSAVRGRTNAGNRHTDLGFRVARTIS